One genomic segment of Chelonia mydas isolate rCheMyd1 chromosome 1, rCheMyd1.pri.v2, whole genome shotgun sequence includes these proteins:
- the LOC102940712 gene encoding putative olfactory receptor 52P1, with translation MASFNITPTDPSTFILMGIPGLEAAHFLISIPFSMFYIIGLLGNFTLLFVVWKEQTLHKPMYLLLCMLALTDIGMPTSVVPKALCIFWFNFKGITVSGCLTQMFFLHAASVMHSAVLVTMAFDRYVAICNPLRYATILTNARIAKLGLMGLARAVFFILPLPLLLSRQPFCANRIIPHTYCDHMAVVKMSCGDVTVNRTYGLVIAFIVNGLDMMLIAMSYSLIIRTVLRISSKKAHQKALNTCTAHIGVILVSYTPSLFSSLTHRFGQGIAPHVHIILANLYFLLATTLNPIIYGIKMKELRDKVGKYTCRM, from the coding sequence ATGGCATCTTTCAACATCACCCCTACTGACCCATCAACATTCATCCTAATGGGCATCCCTGGACTGGAAGCTGCCCACTTCCtgatttccatccctttctctatGTTCTACATAATCGGCCTGTTGGGAAATTTCACACTTTTGTTTGTTGTATGGAAAGAGCAGACCCTGCACAAGCCaatgtacctgctgctctgcatgctggcgcTTACAGACATCGGCATGCCTACCTCCGTCGTGCCGaaggcactgtgtatattttggttcaatttcaAAGGCATTACTGTGAgtggctgcctcacccagatgttctttCTTCATGCAGCTTCTGTGATGCACTCAGCCGTCCTCGTCACAATGGCCTTTGATCGCTATgttgccatatgtaaccctctgagatacgccaccatcctcaccaacgCACGAATAGCTAAGCTAGGGCTAATGGGTTTGGCAAGAGCTGTTTTCttcattctgcccctgcccctgctcctgagcaggcaGCCATTCTGTGCCAACCGCATTATCCCCCACACGTACTGCGACCACATGGCTGTGGTGAAGATGTCGTGTGGCGACGTTACAGTCAACAGGACGTACGGGTTGGTAATAGCGTTTATTGTCAATGGATTAGACATGATGCTTATTGCCATGTCCTACAGTCTGATCATCAGGACTGTCCTCAGAATCTCCTCCAAGAAAGCCCACCAGAAAGCCCTCAACACCTGCACAGCCCATATCGGTGTGATACTGGTTTCTTatactccctccctcttctcctccctgacACACCGGTTTGGTCAGGGCATCGCTCCGCATGTTCACATCATCTTGGCCAACCTCTATTTCCTCCTTGCCACCACGCTCAACCCTATCATTTATGGAATCAAAATGAAAGAGCTTCGTGACAAAGTGGGCAAGTACACCTGCAGAATGTGA